Within Takifugu flavidus isolate HTHZ2018 chromosome 12, ASM371156v2, whole genome shotgun sequence, the genomic segment GGCTCTGCTCTACCTGATCTTCTCCTTCAGGTCCCAACTCCCCTGGGGCACCTGCAACAACTACTGGAATTCAGGTAAGATAGACCCTGGTTGCACTTTTAATGGATTTCACCTCAGTTGCCCCTGTGATGACTGAAAATTTCTCTTTCAGAGTTTTGTATTTCAGGCCAAAATACAAGTGGCTGGAGCAACCAGACCAACACaacctctgctgccactgaattcTGGGAGTATGTTGACgatccagcagcttctgggtgGCGTCAAGCTCTAGATTAGCTGTGATTGTGTTTTTCCCACCAGACGACGAGTGTTGGCTATCTCAGGGGGCATTGAGGAGATCGGGAGTGTCCGATGGGAAGTTCTATTGTGTCTAATGGTCATGTGGGTCATCTGCTACTTTTGTATCTGGAAGGGGGTCAAGACAACTGGAAAGGTACTTGGAAACACCTTAAAATGAAGGTCTGCACTTTCTGGCCACTGAACGGTCTCCGTGGTTTTAGGTGGTGTATCTCACTGCTACCTTGCCCTACGTGATGTTGCTTGTTCTTTTGGTCCGTGGACTTACGCTTCCTGGAGCTCTGGATGGAGTGCTGTACTATCTTCTGCCCCAAGTCTCACGAATGACTGACCCTCAGGTAGGAGCTCCACCAGGTCTTGAAATGGTTGTTGAACTGACGGTTTCTTTCTCTGAACAGGTTTggatggaggctgcagctcagatCTTCTTTTCATACAGTCTGGGTGTGGGAAGCTTAATCGTGCTAAGCAGCTACAACAACTACAACGACAACTGCTACAAGCAAGTATTTGCAATCTAATTTAACAAGCAACTCAAAACAGATGCACTGTGGGTTGAGAGGAATTCAGTTATCGTGAAATTGAGCCTTCATGTGCtacatgttgctgctgttgtgtgtggtttttttttagaagcaGCCTGTACCTGTGCTTATTGAACAGTTGCACCAGTGTGGTAGCCGGATTTGCCGTCTTTTCTGTGTTGGGGTTCATGGCTCACGAGCAGGGGGTTCCCATCGCAGACGTAGCCGAGTCAGGTAAGTGGTCGTATCAACACTACTATCAACATAGGGGCAAATCTATAAAACTTGGGAGTTTGGGAACATTCCTGGAATAGACTGCAAGTGTTTTGGTATGTTAAAAAGTTAATGAATAACGACTGAATGCTTTTACCAGTCAACATCACAGGAattataaatcattttaaacttgCAGTAGGGCTACAACTGTGAGCGTTCAGTCATGTTGGGGCCTCCAGGCCTGATTGTGATGTTGCTCCTCAGGCCCAGGCTTGGCCTTTATTGCGTACCCTCAGGCGATAGCCATGATGCCACTGCCCCAACTCTGGTCCGTCTGCTTCTTTATCATGATCATTGTCTTGGGGCTGGACACGCAAGTGAGATGACTTTTCTTCTCTTCAGAAAACACCTTTTGAGCTGAGAATGTGCTGATCCTGTGTGGTCTGTTCCCTCTGTGCAGTTTCTTGCCATGGAGGTGGTGTTAACATCCATAATGGACATGTTCCCTAAGCAAATGCGAAGGGCAGGACAACGGGAGCgttttctctttgtcttctgccttttctgcttcttcagtCAGCTCGTCGTCATCACTGAGGTCAGAATTTAATGACTATACTAGATTACCACCATGACTCAGCAAAAATCCCATTTTGATCATTACAATTCCAGGGAGGGATGTATGTGTTCCAGCTACTTGACCACTATGCTTGTAACGGAGCctgcatcctcttcctctgcatcttTGAGAGCCTTGCACTCGGATGGCTGTTTGGTATgtccgcatgtgtgtgtgcacgagtcCTGGTGTCAGAGTCTGACTCTGTGTGCCATCGGCTTTGGCCAGGCACCATAAATAATTTACCCAGCCTTTTCTGAAACGTGATAAATTCACAAACCAGAGCTGGTTACAACCTGCACATTTGTCTGTTTGCAAGGTGCACAGCAGTTGTTCGACATCATCAAAGATATGTCCGGTATGACTGCGAACTGGTTCTTTAAGCTCTGCTGGTGTTACCTCACTCCCCTGTTGTCCCTGGTGAGTCTGGATCTATTCACGAATCACTTTTTGCACCTGcctgtaacctttgaccttagAGCAAACTCAACATGACTCaatgtcttttttccccagacCTGTTTTATATGTTCTTTGGTTTGGTACCAACCTCTGACCTTTAATCGCTCATACACATACCCAAACTGGGCACATGTGCTGGGATGGGGAATGGCCCTCTCCTCTATCCTTTTCATCCCGGGATGGGCTCTGTATAAAGTTGCAACTGGGACTGGGAGTCTGAGAGAGGTGGGATACCTGAATTATCAATCATGACAATCTGAGGCTCAGTCACACCATtaaaaatgaagtgaaatgaTTGTTGTTGTTCATAACTGTTAGCAattaataattttatttttcctgtccACGATTtcactgatgttttttttttcaaatgtataTTTTAGCGTTTAATTTATCTCTGCCGGCCTGATCCTGGTTTCACACTCACCCGTAAAGGAGAAGAACTGGGCGTCTGTGAAGAGGCCAAGACTCGACTCAGTTGACGTTTGAATTCTATCAATTACTATCAGATGTGAAGACCTGTTAGTATCAACCCGTCTCAGTCCAGGTCAGAGTTAAATCAAGGTGTCATCACAATCCCCAGAATTCAATCATGTTGTTGATCAGCGTTTTGTCTTCGTGCTGATACCTCCTGCACAAATACACATTTGGAGCACATTTCTTCAGGTGttggtttctttctttcagtcGATCAATAATTTTGCTATGTGACCTTTATTGGAAGCACCTACACGCTGAATGAGCCGGAAAGCCCAGTGCAGCACAAACTACTCACACTGACACTCGTTATTACACAATTATTATTGCAGTTCTTACAGGCGTCCACGCTGTATTGAAGACACTGGCTGTATTCAGAATAGTAGCAAGAGGGTTTAATGTATACTTTGAATAATCCTTATTTACACAAATGTGTCTTTCCTCAGAAagcttaattatttatttatttttctgtaacATTAGTTTAATGGTTATTTTAGCTAAGCATCTTGCAGACGACAAGGAGCAAGTAACTAGTACtattaaaatattacattttggaAAGAAAACTTGCCCAAATTTAGTAGTGAAAATATTCTatccatcttttaaaaaaaatatgccACATGGTATACTTTTGAAGTTAAGagcttttattcattattattcaATTAACGtttcaattttaaatgcatttaattgGACATGAAACACACGCTCTTGATTAAGCATCAGTATGTTCTGATTGGAACTGAGAGACAAGGCTCAATAAATTTCAGGTGTGCTGCTCCTTCTGGTGAATATAAAAAATATTCTTTCCTTTCTCGCATCCTGAATTAAAagcagacacatctgcagccGTGAGTTTACTttatatttggaaaaaaaatgcatcacCAGTGAGCAGCTGCACGCTGGACAGGATGGTGTGGACGGGCTGTTCAGCAACTCATGTAGGCCCCCCCTGTAGGTCTAAAGTGCGTCACATGTTAATAATTTCATGAGcaacagagggcagcagagacTTGTCGCTCAGCTCCTGTCATCAGTGAACCCATCAGTGgatgagagtgaaagagagataAATGAAAGAGAGGAGCTGCCAAATTCTTCCTGGATCCCCTCTTTGCATCATCTGTGCAACCCTGAGGCACTCTGAGGGTCACGGCTGTCTTTGGAAGTACCTCTGCGAGTTACTGCCAGGTGGGGAAAGGTCTGAAAAGCTTCTCCACATGGGTGGCATTCAGAAGCAGCGGGCTGATGTGATGTTTCTTTATCAGCCCGGCGAGGTCGATCTTGACGGAGATCTTGGGATGGTTTGTCACTGAGATGCTGGAGACTGTAGTGCAGCAAGTTGAAGGGGAGGCAGGATCCCAGCATGCTCAGTAGACCCACCTTTACCTAAAGGAACGTAAATAGTAAAGCAACAGCTGAACGCTTGCCACATCTTTAAATAGTGAAGCAGTGCCTGAACACTTACCACAGTTATTCCCCGATTCCCATGCCTTTAACCTCACCTTCTTTCCTCATCTATGAAAAGAGGATAAAAGCATCAAGATATGAAACATCCGAGTTTAGAAGCATTGTTCCAGCATCACAAATTggactcttttttttctaaccAGATTGTATTAGAATTTAATCATATCATACTAAAGCGAGACCTCTGCGACCGTTTTAAGAAGTTTCACCTCAAAGTTTAGTTCAGAACGCTACTGAGATAGCGACACAATTATTCACCTCACATGGGATTTTATTAGCTGTACAAACAGATTTCGAAacgatttatttatttgagttAGAAGATGACAGATGTGTTCCGTCACCTTATTCAGCTCCTCCTTCGTCTGCTCCTCCATATTCCTAATGTCCTCCATTGTCAGATCAATCCACTTGTCCATCCAGCAGAACACCTGTCTGTGGAAGTGGGTAAACAACCGTTTCTCCACCTACGCAGAGGATGACAGTCAAAATTGAAAGACCAGGCTACATTTTctgggaaaaataaatgaattgttACCGTGTGAATCTTAGATTCAACAGCACCCCCCAATCCCCTCCAGGGAAATTTGACCGTGACTAGTTTATAGGCGCACATATGTGGACAGCTGGGGTCATTTGCCAGTTCCGTCTGCAAGTAAAACGGTGAGAAATCCCAATTAGCAGCCTTTGAAACTGAACAATCTTCGCATCATTGAAGCAAGACACCGTTAAATACCTTCCAATCGGGTCCCAGAGGTCCTCTGCCGGTCTTCTCCGACTTGAACTTTGATGGATCGTGTTCTTCTTTGTAATCCTGACGGAAATAAACGCGAGTCAGGGAACTGGACCCTGGCAGCATGCATGACTGCACAACACGCAAGTCTTACATTTGATTTGATGGCTTTATTGTCAGCGATGTTGATGTGGACTATTTCAGTAGAGGCACGTGCAGACGCGTCCTGTCCGTGCACCTGCAACAGGCAGCGAGTGAGTTACAAGAGGTGAAAGCAACTAACGGATATGCGGTGTTAGTAGGCAGGTCGAGACTcacgttctcctcctcccccatgtCGTTCTTATGCCACGTCTCAATGGTGAGATTGAACTCTTTCATGTACTCATTCTGTCAGCAAACgttaaaacacacagcagctttaCTCGGCAGCCTTTTCCTCGTGCGCTCGCACACGGTCACACATAGCAAACAGGTAGCGTGCAACAACTCGAGCGTGAACTCGGTTAGAGCACCGTTGCCAGAACCACTTCCCAAACccgttcaaaaaaaaaaaaagaaagatattatttaaaaaggaaacgTACTAACCGAAAGGACTGTATGAGGTGACCGGTACGGCCGTGATGGACAGAGGATGGAAAGAGGGGAGAATACAGAGTCTGATTACGTCCTGCATATTTAGAACAATCCGATGGTTGATCTTATTGACTGTAACTGCAGCCTGAGACGCAGAAAAGTGATTATCCATGCTTGAACTCACCGGTTCTACAGTAAGGATAGGCGTTCCAGGCCTTTTCATGGACAATGAGGGAGTTCTTTGGTGCCAGCATGCGAATCATAGCGGGCACTTTACTGCAGACACAGATGGTCACAGTCAGCATGACAACTGTTACAGGCGAACACAAACAATCGTAatcatgttctgcttttgtgGAGATATACGTACTTATGAAGGTGGTATATCTTGTGGGTGTACTGCcccttctctccatctttctcgTATGGCTCATTGACGATAACCTCCACGCCTTCACCTCCACCGGTCTCATTCTTGCTGGCCTCTGCTACAGCGTACAGCTGGCCCACTTGGTACTGGAgggacagagagcagagagcacTGAAATGTGATGCATTCAATCACTGCTGAATCTCAAATACTGGACATACCCATGCTGCACGGGGACATTACGGAATGGTTCATATACTGAGAGGTAAATGTTTGAATTTAACAGATgcaaaatgaaaagagaagGAACAGAAAGGTCCTTTTCTGCTCTCTTCCCCTAACtttgaaggaaggaaggaagatgtCTTCAGCCGTTTCCTCTCACAGACACAGATTTTAGCAACATGCAGACTGGGCTTTTTGTTGCTCCCCCAACTGACCTCACTTCCTTTTCCAAAACCTTCTGAGTCTGAAGGTTTATGAGTGGGAAGAAATGAGGTGCACAACTGGTGCAACAAGTATTTTCCAGCCCTGGGAACAGGCCAATGGAGTTTATGTTGTGGTTTGTGACAGTTAAATCTTTGGAGTTTCCAGGCGTTGCTTTATTAAATCAAGTCTTCTGGACACACAGTGCCGGCAAACACTTCCAGAAGCTCCAGTGTTCAGTCTTGTTCCTGCGAGAGGAAACCTGCTTGGGAATGTGACTCATCATGTAGAACCAGTGTGTCCAGTGCCGAAAATGAACTGTCAAACGTCATGACAGCCTTTACATGCAGCTACTGTGGCGCAATGTTGCTTTGAACTGCTAACAAGAGCCTAAACTTGCCTGGAGGTAGTCATGGATACCAGACCAAACATTTTGCAACAACTTTCTGGCTCTGGGTGGACAGACTGGTCCAAAAATCCTGCTGTACTGAAAATAGCCAGAATTTCCTCAAAAGCTGGTGAAATCTTT encodes:
- the LOC130534642 gene encoding phosphatidylinositol transfer protein alpha isoform-like — its product is MLIKEYRIVLPISVEEYQVGQLYAVAEASKNETGGGEGVEVIVNEPYEKDGEKGQYTHKIYHLHNKVPAMIRMLAPKNSLIVHEKAWNAYPYCRTVLSNEYMKEFNLTIETWHKNDMGEEENVHGQDASARASTEIVHINIADNKAIKSNDYKEEHDPSKFKSEKTGRGPLGPDWKTELANDPSCPHMCAYKLVTVKFPWRGLGGAVESKIHTVEKRLFTHFHRQVFCWMDKWIDLTMEDIRNMEEQTKEELNKMRKEGEVKGMGIGE
- the LOC130534607 gene encoding sodium- and chloride-dependent GABA transporter 2-like; the encoded protein is MEERGHWDKRVEYILAVAGAVVGLGNVWRFPYLCYKNGGGAFLVPYLVLAVTCGIPLFLLETTVGQFTQEGGVTCWRKLCPLFEGIGYGGILILIYSCMTYIIILSWALLYLIFSFRSQLPWGTCNNYWNSEFCISGQNTSGWSNQTNTTSAATEFWERRVLAISGGIEEIGSVRWEVLLCLMVMWVICYFCIWKGVKTTGKVVYLTATLPYVMLLVLLVRGLTLPGALDGVLYYLLPQVSRMTDPQVWMEAAAQIFFSYSLGVGSLIVLSSYNNYNDNCYKSSLYLCLLNSCTSVVAGFAVFSVLGFMAHEQGVPIADVAESGPGLAFIAYPQAIAMMPLPQLWSVCFFIMIIVLGLDTQFLAMEVVLTSIMDMFPKQMRRAGQRERFLFVFCLFCFFSQLVVITEGGMYVFQLLDHYACNGACILFLCIFESLALGWLFGAQQLFDIIKDMSGMTANWFFKLCWCYLTPLLSLTCFICSLVWYQPLTFNRSYTYPNWAHVLGWGMALSSILFIPGWALYKVATGTGSLRERLIYLCRPDPGFTLTRKGEELGVCEEAKTRLS